From Micromonospora sp. NBC_01699, a single genomic window includes:
- a CDS encoding VOC family protein encodes MTSTPGDSTSAPIGLTATAHVGITVADLDRSIAFYRLLTGIDPSVGNERTEGPESPDQPGSPPARLRYAIFQLRDVRINLVEFDRPSADRAVVAGDRPGSMHLCFRVDNLDDVRERMTAAGIEFLGLPFRYVDADAPTGAPGTEVVYFDDPDGTTLELNAA; translated from the coding sequence ATGACCAGCACTCCCGGCGACTCGACGTCGGCGCCGATCGGCCTGACCGCGACCGCTCACGTGGGGATCACGGTCGCCGACCTGGACCGGTCGATCGCCTTCTACCGACTGCTCACGGGCATCGACCCCAGTGTCGGAAACGAACGGACCGAGGGGCCCGAGTCCCCCGACCAGCCCGGTTCACCGCCGGCCCGGCTGAGGTACGCCATCTTTCAGCTTCGGGACGTACGCATCAACCTGGTGGAATTCGACAGACCATCAGCCGACCGGGCTGTGGTGGCCGGCGACCGACCAGGCAGCATGCACCTTTGCTTCCGGGTCGACAACCTGGACGATGTCCGGGAACGCATGACGGCGGCCGGCATCGAATTCCTCGGTCTGCCCTTTCGGTACGTGGACGCGGACGCTCCCACCGGCGCCCCCGGCACCGAGGTCGTCTACTTCGACGACCCAGACGGCACGACCCTGGAACTGAACGCGGCATAG
- a CDS encoding SDR family NAD(P)-dependent oxidoreductase, whose amino-acid sequence MRVTGRAVLVTGASRGVGRAVATAFAQSGDRVAVHHRESAELAEQLAAALPGTGHVVVRADLTDPEAVRRMVDDAAARLGGLDVLVNNAGQSTPHPITETTYEQWQQHWRRTIDLNLVGAANVTWCTVAHMRERGGRIVNVSSRGAFRGEPNHPAYGASKAGLNALGQSLAVALAPYGIAVATVAPGFVEPDLTNEHIKAPRTAAMRAQSPFDRVARPEEIAAAVHWLASPAAEWASGTILDLNGASYLRS is encoded by the coding sequence ATGCGCGTGACAGGACGAGCGGTGCTGGTGACCGGGGCCTCCCGGGGAGTCGGACGGGCGGTGGCGACCGCGTTCGCGCAGAGCGGCGACCGGGTGGCGGTCCACCACCGGGAGTCCGCCGAGCTGGCCGAACAACTCGCGGCGGCGCTGCCCGGCACCGGACACGTCGTGGTCCGAGCCGATCTGACCGACCCCGAAGCCGTACGCCGGATGGTGGACGACGCGGCCGCCCGGCTCGGCGGGCTGGACGTACTGGTGAACAACGCCGGGCAGTCGACGCCGCACCCGATCACCGAAACCACGTACGAGCAGTGGCAGCAGCACTGGCGCCGGACGATCGACCTGAACCTGGTCGGTGCCGCCAACGTCACCTGGTGCACTGTCGCGCACATGCGGGAGCGGGGCGGCCGGATCGTCAACGTCTCCTCGCGGGGCGCCTTCCGGGGCGAGCCGAACCACCCCGCGTACGGCGCCAGCAAGGCCGGGCTGAACGCGCTCGGCCAGTCGCTGGCGGTGGCGTTGGCCCCGTACGGCATCGCGGTCGCCACCGTCGCACCCGGCTTCGTCGAACCGGACCTGACCAACGAGCACATCAAGGCGCCGCGCACCGCGGCGATGCGGGCACAGAGCCCGTTCGACCGGGTCGCCCGCCCGGAGGAGATCGCCGCCGCCGTGCACTGGCTCGCCTCACCGGCCGCCGAGTGGGCCTCCGGCACCATCCTCGACCTCAACGGTGCCTCGTACCTGCGCAGCTGA
- a CDS encoding PhoH family protein, with product MTGTPPPGQARVQTRITVPDSQIMVNLLGPGDEVLRLVERSINSDVHVRGNEITITGAPADNALAERLFTELLELIEKGETLTVDAVRRTVGMLEQGSAERPAEVLTLNILSRRGRTIRPKTLGQKRYVDSIDGHTIVFGIGPAGTGKTYLAMAKAVQALQAKQVNRIILTRPAVEAGERLGFLPGTLFEKIDPYLRPLYDALHDMLDPDSIPKLMQAGTIEVAPLAYMRGRTLNDAFIILDEAQNTTPEQMKMFLTRLGFGSRIVVTGDITQVDLPGGTTSGLRVVRDILANVEDVHFAQLASSDVVRHRLVGDIVDAYARWDAEREAKQAQGVHAVPGSTAQGGRASRRR from the coding sequence ATGACCGGTACCCCACCTCCCGGGCAGGCCCGGGTGCAGACCAGGATCACCGTTCCTGACTCGCAGATCATGGTTAACCTGCTCGGACCGGGAGACGAGGTTCTCCGCCTGGTCGAGCGATCGATCAACAGCGACGTACACGTACGGGGCAACGAGATCACCATCACCGGCGCCCCGGCCGACAACGCGCTCGCCGAGCGGCTCTTCACCGAACTCCTCGAACTGATCGAAAAGGGCGAGACGCTGACCGTCGACGCCGTACGGCGTACGGTCGGCATGCTCGAACAGGGCAGCGCCGAGCGGCCCGCCGAGGTTCTCACCCTCAACATCCTGTCCCGGCGCGGGCGCACCATCCGGCCCAAGACGCTCGGCCAGAAGCGCTACGTCGACTCGATCGACGGGCACACCATCGTCTTCGGCATCGGCCCCGCCGGCACCGGCAAGACCTACCTGGCGATGGCAAAGGCCGTCCAGGCACTCCAGGCCAAGCAGGTCAACCGGATCATCCTGACCCGGCCGGCGGTGGAGGCGGGTGAGCGGCTCGGCTTCCTGCCCGGCACCCTCTTCGAGAAGATCGACCCGTACCTGCGCCCGCTCTACGACGCGCTGCACGACATGCTCGACCCGGACTCCATCCCGAAACTGATGCAGGCCGGGACGATCGAGGTCGCGCCGTTGGCGTACATGCGGGGGCGGACCCTCAACGACGCGTTCATCATCCTGGACGAGGCGCAGAACACCACGCCCGAGCAGATGAAGATGTTCCTCACCCGGCTGGGCTTCGGCTCCCGGATCGTGGTGACCGGCGACATCACCCAGGTCGACCTGCCCGGCGGCACGACCAGCGGCCTGCGGGTGGTCCGTGACATCCTGGCGAACGTGGAGGACGTCCACTTCGCCCAACTCGCCAGCTCGGACGTCGTACGTCACCGACTGGTCGGCGACATTGTCGACGCCTACGCCCGGTGGGACGCCGAGCGGGAGGCGAAGCAGGCCCAGGGCGTGCACGCCGTGCCCGGCTCGACCGCACAGGGTGGCCGCGCCAGCCGGCGCCGCTAG
- a CDS encoding hemolysin family protein, with protein sequence MPDHLAAAGATAAGLPDLQLLFFGAALVVLAGLFAMTEAALAAISPARAGELARDGARGARTLQIVAADAVRHLNLLLLLRLLCELTATTLVALVAVDTFGAGWRAALVTAGAMTVVSFVVVGVAPRTIGRQHAYAVGRASAPLVRWLGRALNPLASLLILIGNAVTPGRGFREGPFATQVELRELVDLAEQRGVVEHGERQMIHSVFALGETIAREVMVPRTEMVWIEAHKKPPQAMLLFLRSGFSRIPVIGESVDDVLGVLYLKDLIRRTQGGDPAAEELPVSDLMREAIFVPESKPVDDLLSEMQAARTHLVIVVDEYGGTGGLVTIEDILEEIVGEITDEYDVERPPVQRLDDGDVRVTARLPVEDLGELFDVELPADEVETVGGLLAQALGRVPIPGAAAELGGLRLIAEGTTGRRNRIDSVLVSRLGIGGRDEPEGTESHRAAEPRKNAEPRKNSDQGKSQKQNQDRTEERQPADA encoded by the coding sequence ATGCCCGACCACTTAGCCGCCGCCGGTGCCACCGCCGCCGGCCTGCCCGATCTGCAACTCCTGTTCTTCGGCGCCGCCCTGGTGGTGCTCGCCGGCCTGTTCGCGATGACCGAGGCCGCGCTCGCCGCGATCTCCCCGGCCCGCGCCGGCGAACTGGCCCGCGACGGGGCACGCGGCGCCCGTACGCTCCAGATCGTCGCCGCCGACGCGGTCCGGCACCTGAACCTGCTGCTGTTGCTGCGACTGCTCTGCGAACTGACCGCGACCACCCTGGTAGCCCTGGTCGCGGTCGACACCTTCGGTGCCGGCTGGCGGGCGGCCCTGGTCACCGCCGGCGCGATGACCGTGGTCAGCTTCGTGGTCGTCGGCGTCGCGCCGCGCACCATCGGCCGGCAACACGCGTACGCGGTCGGCCGGGCCAGCGCGCCGCTGGTCCGCTGGCTGGGCCGGGCGCTGAACCCGCTCGCCTCGCTGCTGATCCTGATCGGCAACGCGGTCACCCCCGGACGGGGTTTCCGCGAGGGCCCGTTCGCCACCCAGGTGGAGTTGCGCGAGCTGGTCGACCTGGCCGAGCAGCGGGGCGTGGTCGAGCACGGCGAACGGCAGATGATCCACTCGGTCTTCGCCCTCGGTGAGACGATCGCCCGCGAGGTGATGGTGCCGCGCACCGAGATGGTGTGGATCGAGGCGCACAAGAAGCCGCCGCAGGCGATGCTGCTGTTCCTGCGCTCCGGATTCTCCCGGATCCCGGTGATCGGCGAGAGCGTCGACGACGTGCTCGGCGTGCTCTACCTCAAGGACCTGATCCGGCGCACCCAGGGCGGCGACCCGGCCGCTGAGGAACTGCCGGTCTCCGACCTGATGCGCGAGGCGATCTTCGTACCGGAGTCCAAGCCGGTGGACGACCTGCTCTCCGAGATGCAGGCCGCGCGTACCCACCTGGTGATCGTGGTGGACGAGTACGGCGGCACCGGTGGCCTGGTCACCATCGAGGACATCCTGGAGGAAATCGTCGGCGAGATAACCGACGAGTACGACGTCGAACGCCCACCCGTGCAGCGCCTCGACGACGGCGACGTACGGGTCACCGCCCGGCTGCCGGTCGAGGACCTCGGTGAACTGTTCGACGTCGAACTTCCCGCCGACGAGGTGGAAACCGTCGGCGGCCTGCTCGCCCAGGCGCTCGGCCGGGTGCCCATCCCCGGTGCCGCCGCCGAACTCGGCGGCCTGCGGCTGATCGCCGAGGGCACCACCGGCCGACGCAACCGGATCGACTCGGTGCTGGTCAGCCGGCTCGGCATCGGCGGCCGGGACGAGCCGGAGGGCACCGAGTCGCACCGGGCCGCCGAGCCGCGCAAGAATGCCGAGCCGCGCAAGAATTCCGACCAAGGCAAGAGCCAGAAGCAGAACCAGGACCGAACCGAGGAGAGGCAACCCGCTGATGCCTGA
- a CDS encoding PaeR7I family type II restriction endonuclease, translated as MSDDTIPDPTSDAVSLFWDKRTAQLAALPDRGAAGGGARAGKHMNGIRELVASIFVEAGMPEEAIVREPYLPGYYRARKNWDLAVRYRGALVAAFEFKSQVGSVGKNISNRLEEALGAGTDAKEAQRKFEAFGDIPPWLGYVFVLEESSETEKAGRHMSALFPVDPAFHGMSYSQRYQEMIRRLMSDNVYQLGWFITTWIDDHGAVYYDEPLATATGKAFRAAVQGRVDYVRQVLG; from the coding sequence TTGTCTGACGACACCATCCCCGATCCCACCAGCGACGCAGTTTCCCTGTTCTGGGATAAGCGCACTGCTCAGTTGGCTGCCTTGCCTGACCGGGGTGCCGCCGGTGGTGGCGCCCGCGCCGGTAAGCACATGAACGGAATCCGTGAGCTTGTGGCGTCGATATTCGTCGAGGCTGGAATGCCCGAAGAGGCGATTGTCAGGGAGCCGTACCTGCCCGGCTACTACCGAGCCCGCAAAAATTGGGACCTGGCGGTACGGTACAGAGGAGCGCTGGTTGCTGCGTTCGAATTCAAGAGTCAGGTCGGTAGTGTCGGCAAGAATATCAGCAACCGTCTCGAAGAGGCTCTAGGAGCGGGAACTGACGCGAAGGAGGCGCAGCGTAAGTTCGAAGCGTTCGGGGATATCCCGCCCTGGCTCGGCTACGTCTTCGTCCTGGAGGAAAGCTCAGAGACCGAAAAGGCTGGTCGTCATATGTCCGCCCTGTTTCCGGTGGACCCTGCTTTCCATGGCATGTCTTACAGTCAGCGCTACCAGGAGATGATCCGTCGCTTGATGAGTGACAACGTGTACCAGCTCGGCTGGTTTATCACGACTTGGATCGACGACCACGGTGCTGTCTACTACGACGAACCCCTCGCGACGGCAACTGGAAAGGCGTTCCGGGCGGCTGTGCAAGGCCGGGTCGATTATGTTCGTCAAGTCCTCGGCTGA
- a CDS encoding serine hydrolase domain-containing protein, whose protein sequence is MTEVGRQLARMTREVQAQERVPALSVALHRADRPLWALAVGGTGNDNPLGPQTPFRIGSVTKTFTAVLVLQARDEGLLDLDDPIGAHLDLPAHGELTVRRLLSHTAGLQREPYGDVWDTLSAPSVDGLLAELDRAERVLPPARRYHYSNLGLALLGHAVGRLRGGTWAEVLVDRVLRPLGLSATTITPAPTAATGFLVDTYSDHAHPEPPTDFGAVAPAAQLWSTAPDMARWAAFLADPAAVDPAGAVLAPATLDEMRWPLTVTDETLWGRTFGLGLIMVPQPDPVTGGPRRVVHVGHDGAMPGFLAGVYGRRGGPGTPGAMGAAVLASSGTASAILDLPHRLLEAAVADDPADIVAWTPGEPAPERYRGLLGRWWGEGYEYVFSWRDGTLQARGADDPAGRPPAIFTPLPDRPDVLRTVSGREAGELLRLTRDERGTVVRMHWATYRFTRAQEGFDGFDFRAVDGR, encoded by the coding sequence ATGACCGAGGTGGGCCGGCAACTGGCACGGATGACCCGTGAGGTCCAGGCGCAGGAGCGGGTGCCCGCCCTCTCGGTGGCGCTGCACCGGGCCGACCGGCCGCTCTGGGCGCTCGCGGTCGGCGGGACCGGCAACGACAACCCGCTCGGGCCGCAGACCCCGTTCCGGATCGGCTCGGTGACCAAGACCTTCACCGCCGTACTGGTGTTGCAGGCCCGTGACGAGGGGCTGCTCGACCTGGACGACCCGATCGGCGCGCACCTGGACCTGCCGGCACACGGCGAGCTGACCGTACGCCGGCTGCTCTCGCACACCGCCGGGCTGCAACGCGAGCCGTACGGCGACGTCTGGGACACCCTGAGCGCACCCTCGGTGGACGGGCTCCTGGCCGAGCTGGACCGGGCCGAGCGGGTGCTGCCGCCGGCCCGCCGCTACCACTATTCCAACCTCGGGCTGGCGCTGCTCGGGCACGCGGTCGGCCGGCTGCGCGGCGGCACCTGGGCCGAGGTGTTGGTCGACCGGGTGCTGCGCCCGCTCGGCCTGTCCGCCACCACGATCACCCCGGCCCCGACCGCCGCGACCGGGTTCCTGGTCGACACCTACTCCGACCACGCCCACCCGGAGCCGCCCACCGACTTCGGTGCGGTCGCCCCGGCCGCGCAGCTCTGGAGCACCGCGCCGGACATGGCCCGGTGGGCCGCCTTCCTGGCCGACCCGGCGGCGGTCGACCCGGCCGGGGCGGTGCTCGCGCCCGCCACCCTGGATGAGATGCGCTGGCCGCTGACGGTCACCGACGAGACGCTCTGGGGCCGTACCTTCGGCCTCGGGCTGATCATGGTCCCGCAGCCGGACCCGGTGACCGGTGGGCCGCGCCGGGTGGTGCACGTCGGGCACGACGGCGCCATGCCCGGCTTCCTGGCCGGCGTCTACGGCCGCCGGGGTGGCCCCGGTACGCCGGGCGCGATGGGCGCCGCCGTGCTCGCCTCGTCCGGCACCGCGAGTGCGATCCTGGACCTGCCGCACCGGCTGCTCGAAGCCGCGGTCGCCGACGACCCGGCCGACATCGTCGCCTGGACTCCCGGCGAACCGGCCCCCGAGCGCTACCGGGGCCTGCTCGGCCGCTGGTGGGGCGAGGGGTACGAGTACGTCTTCTCCTGGCGGGACGGGACGCTTCAGGCGCGCGGCGCGGACGACCCGGCGGGGCGACCGCCGGCGATCTTCACACCGCTGCCGGACCGGCCGGACGTGCTGCGTACCGTCTCCGGGCGGGAGGCGGGTGAGCTGCTCCGGCTGACCCGTGACGAGCGGGGCACGGTGGTCCGGATGCACTGGGCGACGTACCGGTTCACCCGTGCCCAGGAGGGCTTCGACGGGTTCGACTTCCGGGCCGTCGACGGGCGGTAG
- a CDS encoding Scr1 family TA system antitoxin-like transcriptional regulator: protein MGLESAADELQNFETIVVTGHLQTEEYARAIASGGATQPAPEAIEQRVAARLDPECLHRGPDRRPLRRRRGCPALYRRLQQPARLGVVREGVDCDDQEDPGRRVPRSRRPARRSSVRRPHRPDT from the coding sequence ATCGGCCTGGAATCCGCCGCCGACGAGCTACAGAACTTCGAGACCATCGTGGTAACGGGTCATCTTCAGACCGAGGAGTACGCCCGCGCGATCGCGAGCGGCGGGGCGACCCAGCCCGCACCCGAAGCCATCGAGCAACGCGTCGCGGCTCGGTTGGACCCGGAGTGTCTACATCGAGGGCCTGACCGGCGACCTCTGCGCCGAAGGCGAGGATGTCCGGCGCTGTACCGTCGTCTTCAACAGCCTGCGCGCCTCGGCGTTGTCCGCGAGGGCGTCGACTGCGATGATCAAGAAGATCCGGGACGGCGAGTACCAAGATCGAGACGGCCAGCGCGTCGAAGCTCGGTACGTCGACCGCACCGCCCAGATACGTGA
- the ybeY gene encoding rRNA maturation RNase YbeY — MSIEIANESGAEVDTDAVLAVARYALDEMGVNPLAELSVLLVDIEYMAELNHRWMGGDGPTDVLAFPMDEGSVDHGPGEVSGGEPALLGDIVLCPEVAAKQAATAGHSSGDELHLLTVHGVLHLLGYDHAEPEEEREMFALQAKLLSGWRAARAH; from the coding sequence TTGTCCATCGAGATCGCCAACGAGTCGGGCGCCGAGGTCGATACCGACGCGGTGCTCGCCGTCGCCCGCTACGCCCTGGACGAGATGGGGGTCAACCCCCTCGCCGAGCTGTCCGTGCTGCTCGTCGACATCGAGTACATGGCCGAGCTGAACCACCGCTGGATGGGTGGGGACGGGCCGACCGACGTACTCGCCTTCCCGATGGACGAGGGCAGCGTCGACCACGGCCCCGGCGAGGTCAGCGGCGGTGAGCCGGCGCTGCTCGGCGACATAGTGCTCTGCCCCGAGGTGGCGGCCAAGCAGGCGGCCACCGCCGGCCACTCGTCCGGCGACGAACTGCACCTGCTCACCGTGCACGGGGTCCTGCACCTGCTCGGTTACGACCACGCGGAGCCGGAGGAGGAGCGCGAGATGTTCGCGTTGCAGGCCAAACTCCTCTCCGGTTGGCGAGCAGCGCGAGCCCATTGA
- a CDS encoding histidine triad nucleotide-binding protein produces MPGVETDCLFCRIVAGEIPATVVRETETTLAFRDISPKAPVHILVIPKEHFVDVATLAEADPALAGAVLETAATVAEQEGLTLDGFRLIFNTGPWGGQEVFHAHAHLLGGAPLGPMLAG; encoded by the coding sequence ATGCCGGGCGTGGAGACTGACTGCTTGTTCTGCCGGATCGTGGCCGGCGAGATTCCGGCGACCGTGGTCCGGGAGACCGAAACGACGCTCGCGTTCCGCGACATCTCGCCGAAGGCACCGGTGCACATCCTGGTGATCCCGAAGGAGCACTTCGTGGATGTGGCGACGCTGGCCGAGGCGGATCCGGCGCTGGCGGGTGCAGTGCTGGAAACGGCGGCGACCGTGGCCGAGCAGGAGGGGCTGACCCTGGACGGCTTCCGGCTGATCTTCAACACCGGGCCGTGGGGCGGCCAGGAGGTCTTCCACGCCCACGCGCACCTGCTCGGTGGCGCCCCGCTCGGGCCGATGCTCGCCGGCTGA
- a CDS encoding Eco57I restriction-modification methylase domain-containing protein has protein sequence MSAVVMDQGQQERTFGDVFTRRWVVDVLLDLSGYLVDRDLALLRLVEPSAGAGAFLLPAIERLLTSARAHGHAIDELADCIRAWEVQPQLASDLRARIAATLVTSGVDPDDAQRLARLWVVSGDYLLSGNVRWISPDHRADIVIGNPPYIRLEDIPDELAGQYRKRWPAMGGRADAYVGFIERSLSILRPGGRVAFICADRWMRNQYGRGLRKMVADGYALDHVWVMHDVDAFEQQVCAYPAITVIRQGEQGGVIVADTTARFDEHTAARLVAWSATARASGFSGRGVEAYRLPHWFGGDESWPTGSPARLRLIEKLNDKFRPLHDAETGTKVSIGVATGADGVFMTTDPHCVESERLIPLAMVRDLTSGTFAWSGTYLVNPWHEDGSLVDLDHYPRLNAYFRAHRLKLRGRYVATKTPAAWYRTIDKVDPNLTGRDKLLLQDMKSTIHPVLESGGHYPHHNLYYVVSDKWDLNVLGGLLLSRIAQAFIEAYCVRMNGNTLRFQAQYLKKIRVPRPDAVHAGTRARLARAFRDRDVDAATVAAAEAYGIDLKDYELV, from the coding sequence GTGTCGGCAGTTGTAATGGATCAGGGTCAGCAGGAACGTACGTTTGGTGACGTCTTCACGCGCCGGTGGGTGGTGGACGTACTACTCGACCTGTCCGGCTACCTTGTCGACCGCGATCTGGCCCTGCTGAGGCTGGTCGAGCCCTCGGCGGGGGCGGGGGCGTTTCTACTGCCGGCGATCGAGCGGCTGCTGACCAGTGCCCGAGCCCACGGCCACGCGATCGACGAGCTTGCCGACTGCATCCGGGCGTGGGAGGTTCAGCCGCAGCTTGCCTCGGACCTGCGCGCGCGGATCGCCGCCACGCTGGTCACCTCTGGAGTTGACCCGGACGATGCCCAGCGGCTGGCCCGCTTGTGGGTGGTGAGCGGTGACTACCTGTTGAGTGGAAACGTGCGGTGGATATCGCCGGACCATCGGGCCGACATCGTGATCGGCAACCCGCCCTACATCCGGCTGGAGGACATCCCGGACGAGCTGGCGGGGCAGTACCGCAAGCGTTGGCCAGCGATGGGCGGGCGGGCCGATGCCTACGTCGGTTTCATCGAACGATCTCTGTCGATTCTGCGTCCGGGGGGACGGGTGGCGTTCATCTGCGCGGACAGATGGATGCGCAACCAGTACGGCAGGGGCCTACGCAAGATGGTCGCCGACGGCTACGCCCTCGACCATGTCTGGGTCATGCATGATGTCGACGCCTTCGAGCAGCAGGTGTGCGCCTACCCGGCCATCACGGTAATCCGTCAGGGCGAGCAGGGCGGTGTGATCGTCGCTGACACCACCGCCCGATTCGACGAGCACACGGCGGCGCGGCTGGTGGCCTGGAGCGCCACCGCTCGGGCGTCGGGGTTCAGCGGGCGCGGTGTCGAGGCATACAGGTTGCCCCACTGGTTCGGCGGCGACGAGTCATGGCCGACGGGAAGCCCGGCCCGGCTGAGGCTGATCGAGAAACTCAACGACAAGTTCCGTCCGCTGCACGACGCGGAGACGGGGACAAAGGTCAGTATCGGCGTGGCAACCGGGGCCGACGGGGTCTTCATGACGACGGACCCGCACTGCGTCGAGTCCGAGCGGCTGATCCCATTGGCGATGGTCCGGGACCTGACGTCGGGGACCTTCGCCTGGTCGGGCACCTACCTGGTCAACCCCTGGCACGAGGACGGATCACTGGTTGACCTCGACCACTACCCGAGGTTGAATGCTTACTTCAGGGCGCACAGGCTGAAGTTGCGCGGCCGATACGTGGCGACGAAGACCCCGGCGGCCTGGTACCGGACCATCGACAAGGTCGATCCCAATCTGACCGGGCGGGATAAGTTACTGCTACAGGATATGAAGTCCACCATTCATCCTGTGCTGGAATCGGGCGGGCACTATCCACACCACAACCTGTACTACGTGGTTTCCGACAAGTGGGACCTGAACGTTCTCGGGGGATTGCTGCTGTCCCGGATCGCGCAGGCGTTCATCGAAGCCTACTGCGTACGCATGAATGGCAATACGCTGCGCTTTCAGGCTCAGTATCTGAAGAAGATCCGGGTACCTCGCCCCGATGCCGTACACGCCGGTACCCGCGCCCGGCTCGCGCGGGCATTTCGCGATCGTGACGTCGACGCGGCAACCGTGGCTGCCGCCGAGGCGTACGGAATCGACCTCAAGGACTACGAACTTGTCTGA
- a CDS encoding cytidine deaminase, giving the protein MPESPAVSAAAPAGPIGSADAPAELSAEDAKLVVLARGARARIGAVEGAAVRDQDGRTYAAASVALPSLTITALQLAVASAAAAGANRLEAAAVVTEASTLDGAGHAAVRDLAADAPIHVAAPNGTLLGTVLA; this is encoded by the coding sequence ATGCCTGAGTCGCCCGCCGTATCCGCCGCCGCACCGGCAGGGCCGATCGGCTCCGCCGACGCGCCCGCCGAGTTGAGCGCCGAGGACGCCAAGCTGGTTGTCCTGGCCCGGGGCGCCCGCGCCCGGATCGGCGCGGTGGAGGGAGCGGCCGTGCGCGACCAGGACGGCAGGACGTACGCCGCGGCCAGCGTCGCCCTGCCCTCGTTGACCATCACCGCCCTCCAGTTGGCGGTCGCCTCGGCGGCAGCCGCCGGAGCCAACCGACTGGAGGCGGCCGCGGTCGTCACCGAGGCGTCGACGCTCGACGGTGCCGGACACGCCGCCGTACGCGACCTGGCGGCCGACGCGCCGATCCACGTGGCCGCCCCGAACGGCACCCTGCTCGGCACGGTGCTCGCGTGA